The following proteins come from a genomic window of Fontisubflavum oceani:
- a CDS encoding usg protein: MAETETELMLKGYGLTTAEMCYRMPDFQSVLNTFVWQDYDLAPDYPRLFKFIEFWQDEIEGPLHSVRFTHRKMIAPGEWRNVVGEFPLH, from the coding sequence ATGGCAGAAACCGAGACCGAGCTGATGTTGAAGGGCTATGGGTTGACCACAGCCGAAATGTGCTACCGGATGCCGGATTTTCAGAGTGTTCTCAACACCTTCGTCTGGCAGGATTATGACTTGGCCCCGGATTACCCCCGGCTTTTCAAGTTTATCGAATTCTGGCAGGACGAAATCGAAGGCCCGCTGCACTCGGTGCGATTCACCCATCGAAAAATGATCGCGCCGGGCGAATGGCGAAATGTGGTGGGGGAGTTCCCGCTGCATTGA
- a CDS encoding DoxX family protein, producing the protein MQTGKSDSVVLSTAAQNVLRILIASYFIAAALQLIPGTDLTPLTSQIVPAPYASILAAVVVFGLAYLVMIGVWMRGAALLLGLMTFFASYLKMLELGLEQELGSFWRDLALIAALILTYAENAPQNRLGRRAIRRHVTPRRIRRTVEFVAPEDPEQMPEGVANRVARVVATAEEEVMPDFSELEDDERITAQMRHALTAP; encoded by the coding sequence ATGCAAACCGGAAAATCCGACAGTGTGGTTCTTAGCACAGCGGCCCAGAATGTTCTTCGAATACTGATCGCATCATATTTTATTGCGGCGGCCCTGCAATTGATCCCAGGGACTGATCTGACACCGCTGACATCTCAGATCGTACCGGCACCTTATGCGTCCATCTTGGCGGCAGTCGTCGTCTTTGGGTTGGCATATCTGGTCATGATTGGCGTCTGGATGCGCGGGGCGGCTTTGCTGCTCGGATTGATGACGTTCTTTGCTTCTTACCTAAAGATGCTCGAATTGGGCTTGGAACAGGAGTTGGGAAGTTTCTGGCGTGATCTGGCGTTGATCGCGGCATTGATCCTGACCTATGCGGAGAATGCGCCGCAGAACCGCCTTGGGCGCCGCGCTATTCGGCGCCATGTGACGCCCCGTCGCATTCGCCGCACCGTGGAGTTTGTTGCCCCGGAGGACCCAGAGCAGATGCCAGAGGGGGTAGCAAACCGTGTCGCACGCGTTGTTGCAACGGCAGAAGAGGAGGTCATGCCCGACTTCTCCGAACTGGAAGATGACGAGCGTATAACCGCGCAGATGCGCCACGCCCTGACGGCCCCATAA
- the trmFO gene encoding methylenetetrahydrofolate--tRNA-(uracil(54)-C(5))-methyltransferase (FADH(2)-oxidizing) TrmFO, with translation MTHPLHIIGGGMAGSEAAWQAVQMGVPVVIHEMRPKTGTFAHQTGDLAEMVCSNSFRSDDNEQNAVGLLHWEMREADGLIMEMADRHRLPAGGALAVDREPFAADVTARLQAHPLVTISGDEITALPETGPVIIATGPLTSGALAEAIAAETGQDSLAFFDAIAPIVYADSIDMSKAWMQSRYDKGETEEERTAYLNCPMDRDQYEAFIDALLSAEKTAFKPGETAGYFDGCLPIEVMAERGRETLRFGPMKPVGLTNPHQPDVKAYAVVQLRRDNKLGTLFNIVGFQTKMKYGAQSTVFKMIPGLENASFARLGGIHRNTFINSPTLLDDQMRLRSKPHIRFAGQITGVEGYVESAAMGLLAGRMAAAELRGETLTPVPHVTAMGALIHHITGGAEAKTFQPMNVNFGLFPPVEGLEGGRRGRKDRYKAYTDRAKAAWTEWLGQTTLDAA, from the coding sequence ATGACACACCCCCTTCATATCATCGGCGGCGGCATGGCCGGATCCGAGGCCGCGTGGCAAGCCGTTCAGATGGGCGTTCCCGTGGTGATCCACGAAATGCGACCCAAGACCGGCACCTTCGCCCATCAAACGGGCGATCTGGCGGAAATGGTCTGCTCCAATTCCTTCCGCTCCGACGATAATGAGCAAAACGCCGTCGGTCTTTTGCATTGGGAGATGCGCGAAGCGGACGGATTGATCATGGAGATGGCGGACCGTCACCGCCTGCCCGCCGGTGGAGCCCTGGCTGTTGATCGAGAGCCCTTTGCGGCGGATGTCACGGCACGGCTACAGGCCCATCCGCTCGTCACAATCTCCGGCGATGAAATCACCGCCCTGCCCGAGACCGGCCCGGTCATCATCGCGACCGGCCCTCTCACCTCAGGTGCCCTGGCCGAGGCCATTGCGGCGGAGACGGGCCAAGACAGCCTGGCCTTCTTCGACGCCATCGCCCCGATCGTTTATGCCGACAGCATCGACATGTCGAAAGCCTGGATGCAATCGCGCTATGACAAAGGCGAGACCGAGGAAGAACGCACGGCCTATCTCAACTGCCCGATGGACCGCGATCAATATGAAGCGTTCATCGACGCCCTTCTAAGTGCGGAGAAGACGGCGTTCAAACCGGGTGAGACGGCGGGCTATTTCGATGGCTGCCTGCCGATTGAGGTGATGGCGGAACGCGGGCGGGAGACCTTGCGCTTTGGTCCGATGAAGCCCGTAGGTCTGACCAACCCGCATCAACCGGATGTGAAAGCTTATGCGGTTGTGCAGCTCCGGCGTGACAATAAGCTGGGCACTTTGTTCAATATTGTCGGCTTCCAGACGAAGATGAAATACGGCGCGCAAAGCACTGTTTTCAAAATGATCCCTGGGTTGGAAAACGCGAGCTTTGCCCGTCTTGGCGGCATCCACAGGAACACCTTCATCAACTCGCCCACCTTGCTCGATGATCAAATGCGCCTTCGCTCGAAGCCGCATATCCGCTTTGCCGGGCAAATTACCGGCGTCGAAGGCTATGTCGAATCCGCCGCCATGGGGCTTCTTGCCGGGCGCATGGCCGCCGCAGAACTGCGGGGCGAAACCTTAACGCCTGTGCCGCACGTCACCGCGATGGGCGCGCTGATCCATCACATCACAGGCGGCGCGGAGGCAAAGACCTTCCAGCCGATGAACGTGAATTTCGGCCTCTTCCCGCCCGTCGAGGGCCTGGAAGGGGGGCGTCGGGGGCGCAAGGATCGCTACAAAGCCTACACCGATCGCGCCAAAGCCGCCTGGACCGAATGGCTTGGCCAGACCACGCTGGACGCCGCCTAA
- a CDS encoding class I SAM-dependent DNA methyltransferase — translation MTDGFLKKVYGLQGKRAVQEYYDKWAETYDAEVGANGYATPARCAAALRSTGLSFDAPILDMGCGTGLSGVALAAEGFSVIDGCDLSSGMLDHARARGLYRHLFLSGETPPDSYDVVAAVGVIGPGAAPASLFGTCLDLLRPGGRLVFSYNDHALEIPEYPATLAAARERGTVRTLFEERGDHLPEIDVKSTVYVIEKT, via the coding sequence ATGACGGATGGATTTCTGAAGAAAGTCTATGGGCTCCAAGGCAAACGTGCTGTGCAGGAGTATTATGACAAATGGGCCGAGACCTATGATGCTGAGGTCGGCGCGAATGGCTATGCCACACCTGCGCGATGTGCGGCGGCGCTTCGGAGCACGGGCCTGTCGTTCGACGCGCCGATCCTCGACATGGGTTGCGGCACCGGGCTGTCCGGCGTGGCGCTGGCGGCTGAAGGATTTTCGGTGATCGATGGCTGCGATTTGTCGTCCGGCATGTTGGATCACGCCCGCGCGCGCGGCCTCTATCGGCACCTGTTTCTGTCTGGCGAGACGCCGCCAGACAGCTATGACGTCGTGGCTGCCGTCGGCGTGATTGGTCCGGGCGCGGCGCCGGCTTCACTCTTTGGCACCTGCCTTGATCTGCTGCGGCCTGGCGGGCGCTTGGTGTTTTCCTACAATGATCATGCATTAGAAATCCCGGAGTATCCCGCAACGCTCGCGGCGGCGCGGGAACGTGGAACGGTCCGCACGCTGTTCGAAGAGCGCGGGGACCACCTGCCAGAGATCGACGTGAAATCCACCGTATATGTTATTGAAAAGACGTGA
- the gluQRS gene encoding tRNA glutamyl-Q(34) synthetase GluQRS, with translation MTFTTRFAPSPTGPLHLGHAYSACLAYDMAQAARGRFLLRIEDIDQSRSRPEWEAQIFDDLRWLGLSWPEPVLRQSEQMASYDAALRQLHTLGLIYPCHCNRKDILAALNAPQEGAALPTGPDGLLYPGTCRISPADARNVPFAAGVWRLNMRAAVEHMKTPSLSYLEMGEGDGVTPGTVHLSPEHFLEHIGDIVLARRDMGTSYHLSVVLDDAAQNITHVIRGADLSEATAIHVLLQRLLGLPTPIYHHHRMIRDDAGKRLAKRDDARAIAKYRAEGASSADIRAMIGL, from the coding sequence GTGACATTCACCACACGCTTTGCCCCATCTCCAACCGGCCCGCTGCATCTGGGCCATGCGTATTCGGCCTGCTTGGCCTATGACATGGCACAAGCCGCACGCGGGCGATTTCTGCTCCGGATCGAAGACATCGACCAATCCCGATCTCGACCGGAATGGGAGGCACAGATTTTCGATGACCTGCGTTGGCTCGGCCTCTCCTGGCCCGAACCGGTGCTGCGCCAATCCGAGCAGATGGCCAGCTATGACGCCGCTTTGCGCCAACTCCACACGCTCGGCCTGATCTATCCCTGCCACTGCAACCGCAAAGACATCTTGGCCGCGCTCAACGCCCCGCAAGAAGGGGCCGCGTTACCGACCGGCCCCGACGGCCTCCTCTATCCCGGCACCTGCCGCATTTCGCCGGCTGACGCGCGCAACGTGCCCTTCGCGGCGGGGGTCTGGAGGTTGAACATGCGCGCCGCGGTGGAGCACATGAAAACGCCCTCCCTCAGTTATCTTGAGATGGGCGAAGGAGATGGCGTAACCCCTGGCACCGTCCATCTGTCTCCAGAGCATTTTCTGGAACACATCGGCGATATCGTGTTGGCCCGGCGTGACATGGGCACGTCGTATCATCTCTCCGTCGTGTTAGATGACGCAGCACAAAACATCACCCATGTGATCCGCGGCGCCGACCTCTCGGAGGCAACCGCGATCCATGTGTTGCTCCAACGGCTTCTGGGCCTACCCACACCCATCTATCATCACCACCGCATGATCCGGGACGACGCAGGCAAACGCCTCGCCAAACGCGATGATGCGCGGGCCATCGCAAAATATCGGGCGGAGGGTGCCAGCTCGGCAGATATTCGAGCGATGATAGGTCTTTAG
- the hisI gene encoding phosphoribosyl-AMP cyclohydrolase, translating to MSFDPETLRYNADGLLPAIAQEAETGEVLMLAWMNAAAVAQTLETGRVTYWSRSRQAFWVKGESSGHLQHLVEMRVDCDRDCLLVLVRQDGPACHTNRRVCFYTAIRDGEEVELMAPEE from the coding sequence ATGTCGTTCGATCCTGAAACACTCCGTTACAATGCTGATGGGCTTTTGCCCGCGATTGCCCAAGAGGCCGAGACGGGCGAGGTTTTGATGCTGGCCTGGATGAATGCCGCCGCCGTGGCGCAGACCCTTGAGACGGGCCGCGTCACCTATTGGTCGCGCTCGCGGCAGGCGTTTTGGGTGAAAGGCGAGAGCAGCGGTCACTTGCAGCATCTGGTGGAGATGCGGGTTGATTGCGATCGCGACTGTCTACTGGTTCTGGTCCGGCAAGACGGCCCCGCCTGCCACACCAATCGCCGGGTGTGTTTCTACACCGCGATTCGCGATGGCGAAGAGGTGGAACTGATGGCACCGGAAGAGTAA
- a CDS encoding iron-sulfur cluster assembly scaffold protein — MTAETDLIKLYSQRILALAADMPLAERLEAPMASVKKRAPLCGSTVTVDLDVEDGRISRFGQDVKACALGQASAALMGQNILGRTQAEVEAARDALKAMLKDGGPPPGAPFAGYDVLEPARDYKNRHASIMLALEATSQAMAEAQQADCA; from the coding sequence ATGACCGCCGAGACCGATCTGATCAAGCTTTATTCGCAGCGCATCTTGGCGCTGGCAGCGGACATGCCTTTGGCCGAGCGCTTGGAGGCCCCCATGGCCAGCGTGAAGAAACGTGCGCCGCTCTGTGGGTCGACAGTAACGGTGGATTTGGACGTCGAAGACGGGCGGATCAGCCGCTTTGGCCAAGACGTGAAAGCCTGCGCCTTGGGCCAAGCCTCCGCCGCGTTGATGGGGCAGAACATTTTGGGCCGCACACAGGCCGAGGTTGAAGCCGCCCGCGACGCGCTAAAAGCGATGTTGAAGGACGGTGGGCCGCCCCCGGGGGCGCCGTTTGCGGGCTATGACGTTCTCGAACCCGCGCGGGATTACAAGAACCGCCACGCCTCGATCATGTTGGCACTCGAAGCCACCTCCCAGGCCATGGCGGAAGCGCAGCAAGCCGACTGCGCCTGA
- the recG gene encoding ATP-dependent DNA helicase RecG — translation MPEARGRPEILFPLFAGLETLDGVGPKTAKHYAGLHVETPKDLLLTLPIGGMDRSRRASIREVDLPGMATVEVTVGKHRKPSGRGPYRVEVSDAQTSFQLVFFHARGDYLERVLPTGSRRVVSGKVELFESIAQMPHPDHILPPEEADQIPAYEPVYPLTAGVTQKGMAKAVASALPRAPYLGEWIDLELLKRKGWPAWPEALAQAHHPQGPEDLSRSAKARERLAYDELLAHQMTLGLARLSVRKAKGFASIGDGHLRQKVLGSLPFSPTGAQLHALDEIAADMGEPVRMSRLLQGDVGAGKTLVALMALLIAVEAGGQGVMMAPTSILAAQHYANLKPLAETAGVVIEMLTGADKGAERKAKLAALAHGDIQILVGTHAVFQDDVEFADLRLAIVDEQHRFGVRERIRLSQKGRAADMLVMTATPIPRTLSLAQYGDMDISVLDEKPPGRTPVKTALISTARIAEVVQHLRDAVEKGRQAYWVCPLVEESEVYEATAAEERFKALRAELGEGVVGLVHGQLPQAEKDRAMADFQAGRTRVLVATTVIEVGVDVPNASIMVIEQAEIFGLAQLHQLRGRVGRGAAASTCLLMYRSPLGESAKRRLSVLRETEDGFRIAEEDLAIRGAGDLIGTAQSGMPRFRVADLESQTALMAIAQSDARALLERDPKLKSPRGQSMRVLLWLLEQEKAIRLISVG, via the coding sequence ATGCCTGAAGCCCGGGGCAGGCCAGAGATACTCTTCCCGCTTTTCGCCGGGCTTGAGACGCTTGATGGTGTCGGCCCGAAGACCGCGAAACACTATGCGGGCCTTCATGTGGAAACGCCGAAAGACCTGCTCTTGACGCTGCCGATTGGCGGTATGGATCGCAGCCGCCGCGCGTCTATCCGTGAGGTGGACCTCCCCGGCATGGCGACGGTTGAGGTGACGGTCGGAAAGCACCGCAAGCCGAGCGGGCGGGGGCCGTATCGCGTCGAGGTGAGCGACGCGCAGACCAGCTTCCAGCTCGTGTTTTTCCATGCGCGCGGTGATTATCTGGAACGGGTCCTGCCGACCGGAAGCCGCCGGGTGGTCTCGGGCAAAGTGGAGCTTTTTGAGAGCATCGCGCAGATGCCGCATCCTGACCACATCCTGCCGCCCGAAGAGGCTGACCAAATCCCCGCTTACGAGCCGGTTTATCCGCTGACCGCCGGTGTGACACAGAAAGGCATGGCGAAAGCGGTGGCCTCCGCCTTGCCGCGCGCGCCCTATCTCGGGGAATGGATCGACCTGGAGCTGCTGAAACGCAAAGGCTGGCCCGCCTGGCCGGAGGCGCTGGCCCAGGCGCATCATCCGCAAGGCCCCGAAGACCTCTCACGCAGCGCGAAAGCGCGTGAACGCCTGGCCTATGATGAGTTGTTGGCCCATCAGATGACCCTCGGCCTCGCTCGCTTATCGGTGCGCAAAGCCAAAGGATTCGCGTCGATCGGCGATGGGCACTTGCGGCAAAAGGTGTTGGGGTCTCTGCCGTTTAGCCCGACCGGCGCGCAACTGCACGCCTTGGATGAGATCGCGGCTGATATGGGTGAGCCGGTGCGGATGAGCCGGCTGTTGCAAGGCGATGTGGGCGCTGGCAAAACCCTGGTGGCGCTCATGGCGCTATTGATCGCGGTCGAGGCCGGCGGGCAAGGGGTGATGATGGCGCCGACCTCGATCCTGGCGGCGCAACATTATGCCAACCTGAAGCCGCTGGCAGAGACCGCGGGCGTTGTGATCGAAATGCTGACGGGGGCCGACAAAGGCGCGGAGCGGAAGGCGAAGCTCGCGGCCCTGGCGCACGGCGACATTCAGATCCTCGTTGGCACCCATGCCGTGTTTCAAGACGATGTGGAATTTGCCGATTTGCGCCTGGCGATTGTCGATGAACAACACCGGTTTGGCGTGCGCGAACGAATTCGGCTGAGCCAGAAGGGCCGGGCGGCGGATATGCTGGTGATGACGGCGACGCCGATCCCGCGCACGCTCAGCCTCGCGCAATACGGCGATATGGACATCAGCGTCTTGGACGAGAAACCGCCGGGCCGGACACCGGTGAAGACGGCGCTGATTTCCACCGCGCGGATCGCCGAAGTGGTGCAGCATTTGCGCGATGCGGTGGAAAAGGGGCGACAGGCCTATTGGGTCTGCCCGCTGGTTGAGGAAAGCGAAGTTTACGAAGCGACCGCGGCGGAGGAACGGTTCAAAGCGCTGCGCGCCGAACTTGGAGAAGGCGTCGTGGGCTTGGTCCATGGGCAACTGCCGCAGGCGGAGAAAGACCGCGCTATGGCCGATTTCCAGGCCGGTCGGACCCGGGTGTTGGTCGCCACGACGGTGATCGAGGTTGGGGTGGATGTGCCCAACGCGTCGATCATGGTGATCGAACAGGCGGAAATTTTCGGCCTGGCGCAGCTCCACCAACTCCGGGGCCGTGTCGGGCGCGGGGCAGCGGCTTCCACCTGCCTCCTGATGTATCGCAGCCCGTTGGGCGAGAGCGCGAAACGACGGTTGAGCGTGTTGCGCGAGACCGAAGATGGCTTTCGGATCGCGGAGGAAGACCTCGCCATTCGCGGCGCAGGCGACCTGATCGGTACGGCGCAATCGGGTATGCCGCGCTTTCGGGTGGCCGATCTGGAGAGCCAAACCGCGCTGATGGCAATCGCGCAGAGCGATGCGCGGGCATTGCTTGAACGAGACCCGAAGCTCAAAAGCCCGCGCGGGCAATCGATGCGGGTCTTGCTCTGGCTCCTGGAGCAGGAGAAAGCAATTCGCCTGATTTCAGTTGGTTAA
- the ctrA gene encoding response regulator transcription factor CtrA, whose product MRVLLVEDDPTTSKSIEMMLSHADLNVYSTPLGEEGIDLAKLYDYDLILLDLNLPDMTGHEVLRQLRLARIETPILILSGADDTENKLKGFGFGADDYLTKPFHREELVARIHAIIRRSKGHAQSVIKTGSIAVNLDAKTVDVEGRAVHLTGKEYQMLELLSLRKGTTLTKEMFLNHLYGGMDEPELKIIDVFICKLRKKLSQATGGDNHIETVWGRGYVLRDPQPALNTEHIAASA is encoded by the coding sequence ATGCGCGTCCTGTTGGTCGAAGACGATCCCACCACTTCGAAAAGCATCGAGATGATGTTGAGCCATGCCGATCTGAACGTGTATTCGACACCTCTTGGCGAAGAAGGGATCGATCTCGCAAAGCTTTATGATTACGATTTAATTCTTCTTGATCTAAACTTGCCTGATATGACTGGCCATGAAGTCCTGCGGCAGTTGCGTCTCGCGCGGATCGAGACGCCGATACTGATCCTCTCGGGTGCAGACGATACCGAAAACAAGCTGAAGGGGTTCGGGTTCGGTGCGGATGACTACCTGACCAAGCCGTTCCACCGTGAAGAGCTTGTCGCGCGAATCCACGCGATCATTCGCCGGTCGAAAGGCCATGCGCAGTCGGTGATCAAAACAGGATCAATCGCGGTGAATCTCGACGCGAAAACCGTTGATGTCGAAGGTCGCGCCGTTCATCTGACTGGCAAGGAATATCAGATGCTGGAGTTGTTGAGTCTCCGCAAAGGCACGACGCTGACCAAAGAGATGTTCTTGAACCATCTTTATGGCGGCATGGACGAACCTGAGTTGAAAATCATCGATGTCTTCATCTGCAAGCTGCGCAAGAAGCTCAGTCAGGCGACCGGTGGCGACAATCATATCGAGACGGTTTGGGGCAGGGGATATGTCTTGCGCGATCCGCAGCCCGCGCTCAACACAGAGCACATCGCCGCGAGCGCCTGA